The following proteins come from a genomic window of Pseudomonas sp. MAG733B:
- the glpT gene encoding glycerol-3-phosphate transporter → MFAFFRPAAHQAPLPEEKIDSTYRRLRWQIFAGIFIGYAGYYLLRKNFSLAMPYLIEEGYTRGELGVALSAIAIAYGLSKFLMGIVSDRSNPRFFLPFGLMVSAAVMFVFGFAHWATSSVTIMFILLFINGWAQGMGWPPSGRTMVHWWSQKERGGVVSLWNVAHNVGGGLIGPLFLIGMGLFNDWHAAFYVPAAVAMAVAVFAFITMRDTPQSVGLPPIEKYKDDYPEGYDASHEEEFSAKEIFVKYVLRNKMLWYIALANVFVYLLRYGVLDWAPTYLKEAKGFTVDKTSWAYFFYEWAGIPGTLLCGWMSDKIFRGNRGLTGMVFMALVTVATLVYWLNPAGNPTVDMIALVSIGFLIYGPVMLIGLQALELAPKKAAGTAAGFTGLFGYLGGSVAASAAMGYTVDHFGWDGGFVLLIGACLLAMAFLAPTLWHKQVASQSREAIA, encoded by the coding sequence ATGTTTGCTTTCTTTCGTCCTGCCGCACATCAGGCTCCACTGCCTGAAGAGAAAATAGACAGCACCTACCGCCGCCTGCGCTGGCAAATCTTCGCCGGTATCTTTATCGGCTATGCGGGTTACTACCTGCTGCGCAAAAACTTCTCCCTGGCCATGCCCTACCTGATCGAAGAGGGCTATACCCGCGGTGAGCTGGGCGTGGCGCTGTCGGCGATTGCCATTGCCTATGGCCTGTCCAAGTTCCTGATGGGTATCGTTTCCGACCGTTCCAACCCACGCTTCTTCCTGCCGTTCGGCCTGATGGTTTCGGCTGCCGTGATGTTCGTTTTCGGTTTCGCGCATTGGGCAACGTCCAGCGTGACCATCATGTTCATCCTGCTGTTCATCAATGGCTGGGCACAGGGCATGGGATGGCCGCCAAGTGGACGGACCATGGTTCACTGGTGGTCGCAGAAGGAACGCGGTGGCGTGGTGTCGCTGTGGAACGTGGCGCATAACGTCGGCGGTGGCCTGATCGGCCCGCTGTTCCTGATCGGCATGGGCCTGTTCAACGACTGGCACGCTGCGTTTTACGTGCCGGCGGCGGTGGCCATGGCGGTCGCGGTGTTTGCCTTCATCACCATGCGCGATACCCCGCAATCGGTTGGCCTGCCGCCGATCGAGAAGTACAAGGACGACTATCCGGAAGGCTACGACGCCAGCCACGAAGAAGAATTCAGCGCCAAGGAAATCTTCGTCAAATACGTGCTGCGCAACAAAATGCTCTGGTACATCGCCCTCGCCAACGTCTTTGTCTACCTGCTGCGCTATGGCGTTCTGGACTGGGCACCTACCTACCTGAAAGAAGCCAAGGGCTTCACCGTGGACAAGACGTCCTGGGCGTATTTCTTCTACGAGTGGGCGGGTATTCCGGGCACGCTGCTTTGCGGCTGGATGTCGGACAAGATCTTCCGTGGCAACCGTGGCCTGACCGGCATGGTGTTCATGGCGCTGGTGACTGTGGCGACGCTGGTGTACTGGCTCAACCCGGCCGGCAACCCGACCGTCGACATGATCGCGCTGGTGTCCATCGGCTTCCTGATCTACGGCCCGGTAATGCTGATCGGTTTGCAGGCGCTGGAGCTGGCACCGAAGAAAGCTGCCGGTACGGCTGCGGGCTTCACCGGTCTGTTCGGTTATCTGGGTGGTTCGGTCGCGGCCAGTGCAGCGATGGGCTACACCGTGGACCATTTCGGCTGGGACGGCGGTTTTGTCCTGCTGATCGGTGCGTGCCTGCTGGCGATGGCCTTCCTTGCGCCAACGCTGTGGCACAAGCAAGTCGCCAGTCAGAGTCGCGAAGCTATCGCTTGA
- a CDS encoding gamma-glutamylcyclotransferase yields the protein MSAIESSFLNLAYPPQLDLGPQLTHEQLLGSMQSTMARHKGGPVWLFAYGSLIWRPECTAVERVRGRVHGYHRGLYLWSHEHRGTPEMPGLVFGLDRGGSCSGFAYRLPEEQLDASLYALWKREMPFPSYRPHWLNCRLEDGTQVQALGFVLERHLPSYAGNLPDHVLSHVFENACGRYGTTRDYVEQTAHALRSHAMPDRNLEARLKRCKSKADQAIASRL from the coding sequence ATGAGCGCCATTGAATCTTCGTTTTTGAACCTGGCTTACCCGCCGCAGCTCGATCTGGGGCCGCAGCTCACTCACGAACAATTACTCGGCTCGATGCAATCGACCATGGCGCGCCACAAGGGTGGGCCGGTATGGCTGTTTGCGTACGGTTCGCTGATCTGGCGCCCTGAGTGCACGGCAGTTGAACGCGTTCGCGGACGGGTGCACGGCTATCATCGCGGATTGTATTTGTGGTCCCACGAACATCGCGGCACCCCGGAAATGCCCGGGCTGGTGTTCGGTCTGGATCGCGGCGGTTCATGCAGTGGTTTTGCCTACCGCTTGCCGGAAGAGCAACTGGACGCTTCGTTGTATGCGCTCTGGAAGCGGGAAATGCCGTTCCCGTCCTATCGCCCACACTGGCTCAATTGCCGGCTCGAAGACGGCACCCAGGTTCAGGCATTGGGATTTGTTCTGGAGCGGCACTTGCCCAGCTATGCCGGCAACTTGCCGGATCACGTGCTGAGCCACGTATTCGAAAACGCTTGCGGGCGTTACGGCACCACTCGCGATTATGTCGAGCAGACCGCACACGCCCTGCGTAGCCACGCCATGCCAGACCGAAATCTGGAGGCGCGGCTCAAGCGCTGCAAATCAAAGGCTGATCAAGCGATAGCTTCGCGACTCTGA